Below is a window of Spartinivicinus poritis DNA.
GCCATGGAGCCCTCATTTTTACTCATATAACAATAGTATACTTTCCCACTTAGGGCCATAAATAGGAAAGTTAGAAGTCCACAGCTACCTTATGAGTGCCGAACACGAAACCGCCTATCCTCGCTTTAAATCCAATTTAACCGATACTGAGCTATCAGAAATCTACACCCCAACGGATAATGAGTTGGCATTTGCTCGACGCCACTCTGGAAATCAAGCTGAACGCCTAGCCTTACTTCTGCAGCTAAAAGTTGTGCAGCGGCTTGGTTATTTCACCCAATTGACGGAGATACCCACAACAATCCGCTCCCACATTGCTCAACATGCACACATCAAAGGAGTCAGCAAAACCCAACTACGAAACTTAGATCGAGCAGGTACTCGTCACCGCTTACGTCATCTAGTTCGGAGCCGACTCAAAATCAAGCCATTTGAAGATGGTGGTACTGAGGTAGTGGCTGAGTCTACAGCAATAGCAGCTCAAACTATGCAGGAGTTGGTGGATATAATAAATGTAGCTATTGAGGAGCTGATACGCCAACGTTTCGAGTTACCTGGATTTACTAAGTTATTGCGCACTGCCCGTAGTGCACGGGCCTATGCCAATACGCAGATTTACCAGGCGATAACCAGTCAGTTAAGCACTGACATCAAAAATGCCTTGGATCAACTGTTGGTCGTGGATCCTGATGCCTCCGAAAGCGGTTGGCAACGTCTTAAATGTGAGCCAAAGAAGCCCACCAACAAACAAGTCCGCGCCTATCTCAACCATTTGACTTGGCTAAAACAATGGGTAGAAAAGCTCCCTGATATGAGTTTTATTGCTGCTGCCAAATGGCGACAGTTTGTTTTAGAGGCTCGTACCTTTGATGCTGCTGACTTGAAGCGTATGAAACCTTCAAAACGGTATGCACTGGCTGCCATGATGTTTCATGTACAACTCCGCCGAGCAATGGACAATGCAGTGACCATTTTAACCAGGAAAATGGCCACTTTGCACAATAATGCCAAACAACGCTTAGAGAATTACCATCTGCAGCGGACCAAGGCAGTCGACACGCTCATTGAGCAGTTTCGTAAAATGTTACATGCCTTCAACGATGGTGAGTCAGATGCAGAGCGTGTAGGAGGCATTAATAAGGTGCTTACTGATAGTCCAGAAAATCTGATGGCAGAGTGCGACCAACATATGACCTATGCAGGTGATAACTATATCCCTTTTATGTTGAGTTCTTTCCAAGCACAACGCCCATTACTGCTTAACTGCCTCGAATTATTAAATATTCAGTCATCATCCAGCGACCAATCCTTGGTAGAAGCCTGCCACTTTGTAAAAGACCATCGCCATAGTCGAAAAGCCATATTACCGCTATCTGAGGGGCTTTCTTTACATTGGTTACCGGAAAAGTGGAAAAAGATGGTCATTAGCAAGTCTTCCGCTACCGTAGAAATTACAGAATTAAATCGAAAATATTTCGAGATATGTGTGTTATCACAAGTAGTAACAGAGCTTAAGACAGGAGACTTATTTGTTGAACATAGCGATGAATATAATGATTATCGAGATCAGCTCATTACTTGGCCAGAGTATGAAGAGCAGATCAGTGATTACTGTACCCTACTTGAAATCCCACAAGATCCCAACGGCTTCGTGGAGACACTCCAGAGCGAGTTAGCCAATATGGCGACGGCAGTTGACCAGCAGTTTCCAGAGAATGAGTATGTAGATATTGATGATAATGGACTGATCATACACAAACATGAAAAAACCGCTGAGCCGATCTCACTCAAGAAACTTGACCAGGCAATCACGGAGCGCTTGCCAGAGCAAAATATCTTAGATGTTATGATTGAAGCAGAGAGCTGGTTAAGCTTGCATAAAAAATTTGGTCCAGTGACTGGATTTGACACTAAGCTTAAGGAGCCGCAAAAACGCTTCATTGCCACCTTATTTTGTTATGGATGTAACCTTGGGCCAGAGCAAACTGCTCGTTCCATTGAGGAGCTGAGTCGGAAGCAAGTAGCTTGGATGAATTTGCATCATATCACTGAAGAGCGCTTGGATAAGGCTATCCAAGCAGTAATTAATGCTTACAACAAGTTTCGTTTACCTAAATCTTGGGGCTCTGGCAAGCATGTTTCAGCAGATGGAACTAAGTGGAATCTGTATGAGCAAAACCTGCTATCAGAATATCACATTCGCTATGGTGGCTATGGGGGAATTGGTTATTACCATGTCTCTGATATGTATATTGCCTTGTTTAGTCACTTTATTTCTTGCGGGGTTTATGAAGCCATTTATATCCTTGATGGTTTGATAAAGAATGAATCAGATATCCAGCCAAATACCGTGCATGGTGATACCCAAGCACAAAGTACCCCTGTTTTTGGGCTTGCCCACTTGCTAGGTATTAATCTCATGCCAAGGATCCGCAAACCAAAAAAATTAATATTTTACCGGCCGCAGCGGGGTATCAATTATAAACATATTGATAGGTTATTTGGTGAGGCCATTAATTGGAGTCTCATTAAGACTCATCTGCCTGATATGCTACGTATTGCATTATCAATAAAATCTGGGGAAATTACACCTTCAACAATTCTCCGGCGCCTGGGTACAAAAAGCCGTAAAAATAAATTGTATTTTGCTTTTCGTGAATTGGGCAGAGCCATTCGAACCCGGTTTCTTCTCAAATATATTGGAGATATAGAACTTCGTAGGACCGTGCAAACAGCAACCAATAAAAGCGAAGAATTCAACCAATTTGCTCAATGGTTATTATTTGGAGGAGAGGGTGTAATTGCTGAAAATATACAGCATGAGCAGCGTAAAATAATCAAATACAATCACTTAGTAGCTAATTTAGTGATTTTGCACAATGTTAATAACATGACTCGGGTACTGAATGAGTTGAAAAAAGAAGGATTTGATATCACAACTGAACTTGTGGCTGGCCTGGCCCCTTATAGAACCTACCACCTAAACCGATTTGGCGATTATTCACTGCATTTAGGACGACAGATAGAGCCAATGAATTTTCAGACCACTTTTCTTTGATAAAGAATTAATCATGCAACCCCCCTAATTTTACAGGGTGTCCCGGCTTAGATTAGAGGCCACCAATTGCTACGCCTCCCGTATTAGTTGATTTTTGCTGTCTATCCTTTTCACTTTGTCCATCGTGAAATTAGTTAAGGTCATGATTGCTTCGTCGTCGGTGGCGCTGAAAGTATTTTGGCTTTTATTGAATGCGAATACCAGGAGCATTTTATGGGCTTTTTCCTTGATCTTTAAAACCACATTATTGGCGTATTTGCTTCCTATCATAAGTGGGTCGAGTATGTATAGTTGGTCTTCGGGGTGAATCCCTGATACAGTTATTATTTGTGGATCCCACAACCTTACCCAATCGCTCGCTCGCACGATTGGGCTACCCTGTGTACCGGTGCGCGAGTAGCTCACACCAGTTCCCTCGGCACCCCATAGATCACCGCTAGGCAGTGCGAACCCTTCATGTTTCAGGGCATTTGGGTGAGTGATTTCTTCGAAAAGAAATTTGGTAATGCCATTCCTGCCCCCCATGAGAAACTTACCTCCGCCCCGGGCAACCACTATATGTGTACCGTCTTCACTACCTTTATTCCATGAGTCCCTCCCTCTCCCCAGTTCCACAATGTTCAGCGCCCCATGTGGTCCTGCCGTCCATGTCTCCTGGTCAACTGTGAGGTTTAAATGATAGGTTCCAGCTCCCCCCGTAGCAGTTCCACTTTTGTACACCCACCCTAGTTTAGTTGTACTGACCGTCCCACCTGCAGTCTCTTCGGATTTGATTATTGAGCCACCCGATTTCCATATATATCTAATCGTGGTTCCACCCACCTCGTCTTCTTTTATTACCATGTCCCTGTTCCTCGGTGGCATTGCAACTTCATCGATATTACTTTCGGTCCGCTCACTCCTTCCTTCACCAACCACCACTTTATCCTTAGCTCCCTCGACGTCACTACCTAGCCACGGGCTTCCTTGAGGAGCTAGGTAGATTATTTTTTTAGGATTTATGTCCGTGTTCATCGTTATTATTATTTCACGTATTTCGTCGCTATGCGCTCTGAGATATTCCACAGCAGCGCCCAGCGGTCTATCCTCACGTGATTGCATAGCCACTGCAGTATATGGAGGACCCTCGAGGTTCACACATGTGTCCAAGTGTACTGGTGTTCGGTTCACTGGTGTCCCAAACCGAGGATTGCATGCTTGAATTCGGTATTTCGTTGTTGGAAATAGCGACCCGCCCATCCCCACACTTCTGATATTTCCACCTGATCCCAGGGTCAAAAGCGCAATTTCCAGTTCCTGCCTCATAGCTTCTTGTTCCATGTTCGCCAGCCCCGCGCGGTGTTGCATCGACTCTACCCACTCATCTCTACTACCCGCGAGACTGCTAAAGAAAGCCCGAATCCCTAGTTTGAATCGACTCCAATCATTGAGATCAAGAAACTTATCGACGATCTCCACTGTTTCGACAGCGCTGATGATCGGCCCACTGATCAGGCTACTGATTGCGGCGACGACGCCTATTACTGCCGCCACAGCTTGCGCCACCAGTGGCACGGGAAGAGCGGCGAGTATTCCAGCGACGCCAGCCGCCATGGTCCACAAACCGTTTATGGTGTTGCTGATACCCGAAGCCAGCTGGTATTTGTACCTGGGATGATCACGATCGAGTTTTATTAGTTGATTTATTCCGGACCCCGCGAGTACCCCGCCCGCGAGGACAGTACCAGCTCCTACTGCTGGTCCCATCCAGGCGCCTACCCCTCTTACGATCGTTAGCCCTTGACTAAGGACCCCAGTAGTTCTTAATCCACCCGTTATGCTATTGAAGGCTCCTAGAGTAAGGTCAGTTCCGCGTAGGGCGCTCAAGTAAGTGTTGGTAGTAACCGCTGCGATATCCCACCCTAATTTATTTTTTTGTGCCTCGTGACGTTCCTTCAGCCGTAAGCACGATGCTTCGTTCACGTTTGCCCCTGGCCACAGTTTTCCGTTTCTTGTGACCACGCACCCCAATTCTTCCATTCGAGTAGCTATAGCTGGAAATCTATAATGTGGCATAAATAGAATGCCTCTACCCTCAGATACAGCCTGTTTATTGAGCGAATCGACTATGTCACTTTATGATTTTCTAGCTATATTTCAGCGATGTTTTGTTCGGTTGCTTTTTTACTTTCCCAACTTTGATGCGTGCCATAGAACAGTATGATGTCAGCAATCGCTTCCATCCCTCGCGTGAGATACGACGGACCTTCTGAAGCCCTCGGTTGCACTGGATTCCTCATGGCTTGCTGGTAACTTTGTGCTCGTTGATATGTGAGGTAGGTACCCAAGGTCCTACTGGAGGTTGGTACATACGCTATATTTGCATTTGTTATGCTAATGGAGGCAAGGTCACTGCTGGTAGCCGCTTCTATATTTGCATACATTACGATAATGATCCTTCAGAAGTTTACCTTGCATTAGGAACGTACATGAAATAACTTCCATTTTTAGCCCCAACTCATTACGCTTTGCTGCGTAAAAGAATGTCCGGAAAACTGTTGCCAGATTAAACTGATAGCTTAGTAGTTAGGATAGAATTGTCAGGAGGAGTCCACTAGCATAAATAACACAGCTTGTGTATTAATCATTACTTGATCGTTTGGCACAGATTGGAGCTTTATCTGATATTAACTTTCCTATTCACCCTCATATGTTGCGTCATGCATGCGGCTTCAAACTAGCAAACGATGGACATGATACACGAGCCATTCAGCATTATTTGGGACATAAAAATATTCAGCATACGGTTAAATATACAGAATTGACCCCTGAGCGCTTTCTATCGTTTTGGCATGATTAATAAATAGAAAATATTTTTGGTGAATTTTTAGACCACTTTTCTTTGATAAAATAATAGGTTACAGCTGAATCTGGCCAATCTCGTCAGAATCCCGGCCGGACCTCAAATAGCTTTGACATGGATACCACTAAAATATATATTTTGAATTAGATACTTTAAGGACTAACTAGATGCAAATTACCGCTTCACAGCTGCAAAGCCAGCACAAAGCCTTGATTGATGCCCTCAAGCGTGGGGAATCCGTCGAAATTACGTACCATGGCGAAATACTTGGGATCGTTCACCCTAAAACCACCAGTCTCCAGCTACCTAGTTCTAATAGAGACGCTGACGTATTTTTTGGTATGCACAGCGACCAAACCACTTCTGCTCAATCTATTGAAGATGAAATTCGACAATTACGAAAAGGCAGAAGGCAGCGTTTAGATGATATTTGATACCAGTATTCTGATTTATGCCGCTCGTGGGTATGACAAAGCTAAACAAGTGATTGTTGATACCCCTGATCGCGCTATTTCTGCAGTGACTTATATGGAGTTTGTACCATTCTGTCGTAATAAGCAGGAGTTACGTCAGTTTGAAAAAATGCTAGAAACACTGCAGTTCAAAATTCATGAAATTGATCCGCAAATTTCCATCAATGCACGCAGCTATACCAAACAGTTTGCGCTTAGCCACAGTGTTGAAATGGGTGATGCCTTAATTGCTGCTACAGCCATACGCTATAACGACACATTGTGCACAACAAATATAAAACACTTTAAGCCTATTTCAGGCCTGCAGCTTGAACGTTTTAACGTCTCTGAATAAACTACCGACCGGCAACTGTATGCTTATCACCTACAAGAAGTGAACCATAGATGTCTATAACACCATTAGAACAGCAAATTATTGAGTTAGCCGCTCACGAACTCAATACTATGCAACACTGTGCTGAAACAGCGTCAAACGCACCTGATGCCGAGCAAGAAGTGCTATGTACAGGACAAAATAGCACTTTATTGAGAGAAATCAATCGGTTAGAGGTGAATTGATCCCTCTTTGTCATTACAATTCAGGTCACCAAACCATCAAGAATTGTACAACAAATGAGAGAGATCAACTCACTGGCCAAAGAGCTTAAAGGGGTTTTTGGCTGGCATCAAGCCCGAGTAGTACTACTTGCTCAATTTATTATTGCATTGGTGAAAGTTCGCTCGACTAACCTGACTCAAGTGGCACACGTTTTTTATGGAACGGCTTTACCTGCATCAAATTATAAACGGCTTCAGCGATTTTTAAGAGAGTTTACGCTGGACTATGATCAATGCGCTCGTGTGCTAGCTAAGTGGTTTTGCCCTGAGGATGCTTGGATACTTTGTTTGGACCGGACTAATTGGCAATTTGGTTCATTGAAAATTAA
It encodes the following:
- a CDS encoding Tn3 family transposase — its product is MSAEHETAYPRFKSNLTDTELSEIYTPTDNELAFARRHSGNQAERLALLLQLKVVQRLGYFTQLTEIPTTIRSHIAQHAHIKGVSKTQLRNLDRAGTRHRLRHLVRSRLKIKPFEDGGTEVVAESTAIAAQTMQELVDIINVAIEELIRQRFELPGFTKLLRTARSARAYANTQIYQAITSQLSTDIKNALDQLLVVDPDASESGWQRLKCEPKKPTNKQVRAYLNHLTWLKQWVEKLPDMSFIAAAKWRQFVLEARTFDAADLKRMKPSKRYALAAMMFHVQLRRAMDNAVTILTRKMATLHNNAKQRLENYHLQRTKAVDTLIEQFRKMLHAFNDGESDAERVGGINKVLTDSPENLMAECDQHMTYAGDNYIPFMLSSFQAQRPLLLNCLELLNIQSSSSDQSLVEACHFVKDHRHSRKAILPLSEGLSLHWLPEKWKKMVISKSSATVEITELNRKYFEICVLSQVVTELKTGDLFVEHSDEYNDYRDQLITWPEYEEQISDYCTLLEIPQDPNGFVETLQSELANMATAVDQQFPENEYVDIDDNGLIIHKHEKTAEPISLKKLDQAITERLPEQNILDVMIEAESWLSLHKKFGPVTGFDTKLKEPQKRFIATLFCYGCNLGPEQTARSIEELSRKQVAWMNLHHITEERLDKAIQAVINAYNKFRLPKSWGSGKHVSADGTKWNLYEQNLLSEYHIRYGGYGGIGYYHVSDMYIALFSHFISCGVYEAIYILDGLIKNESDIQPNTVHGDTQAQSTPVFGLAHLLGINLMPRIRKPKKLIFYRPQRGINYKHIDRLFGEAINWSLIKTHLPDMLRIALSIKSGEITPSTILRRLGTKSRKNKLYFAFRELGRAIRTRFLLKYIGDIELRRTVQTATNKSEEFNQFAQWLLFGGEGVIAENIQHEQRKIIKYNHLVANLVILHNVNNMTRVLNELKKEGFDITTELVAGLAPYRTYHLNRFGDYSLHLGRQIEPMNFQTTFL
- a CDS encoding tyrosine-type recombinase/integrase; the encoded protein is MAQIGALSDINFPIHPHMLRHACGFKLANDGHDTRAIQHYLGHKNIQHTVKYTELTPERFLSFWHD
- a CDS encoding type II toxin-antitoxin system VapC family toxin, giving the protein MIFDTSILIYAARGYDKAKQVIVDTPDRAISAVTYMEFVPFCRNKQELRQFEKMLETLQFKIHEIDPQISINARSYTKQFALSHSVEMGDALIAATAIRYNDTLCTTNIKHFKPISGLQLERFNVSE